In Zingiber officinale cultivar Zhangliang chromosome 1A, Zo_v1.1, whole genome shotgun sequence, the DNA window TTAAATTTACATATACCACTGAATCAGCCCTACCATCATGTTCCTTTGTACCAGAGAATATCACAATACTTGCCTAATTCATTTGACCGTGTAAGTATCCACTCTTCTTTACGCCGAACTCAATTAAAGATGAAAAAAATCTAGACAAATTTTACACAATATCGAACTTGATAGGTCCTAAATGCAAAAGCCATAGATTAATCACCCCTTCCATCAATATCAACATTCCATGTAGCCCATCATCCATGACGGACCAAACTTGACCTAATTTTCCACCAATTAGCTAAAGGGACAATACATGGCATGCATGGTTTCAAAGTTTGAACTTTCAAGCTTCAACCTCTCGGTTTATATGGATGGAATTCTCCACACCAATTCCATCAAACACCCAACAATTGACTTTGCAAATAGATCATATATATTATCCTCATCCGAAACTCAATTAAGTCCACGAACGCCAATTAGGCCAACAATTGCATTGTCGAAGTGCACCtcaacttctcctcctcctcctttctctTGCATGCTACCCATCCCCGCCTAACCTCGTAGTCAAGAATTAGGGCTACGGCCTAATTCTAAGAGTTTTGGAAACTCAATACACTACTCGATAAACTTTGCCTTCCTACCGATACAAAATTAGTCATTTTGTAAAGGTCGTCTTTGTGAGGGACAAGTCGTTGTTGATGCCACTCCATCAAAATTAGTCCTTGTGAAGGAACAAGAGAAACGTAGGTGCCACTCCATCCCAAGGCTAAGGCTAAGGATGTGTGATTAAACAAGAACAATCAACTGAAACTTGTTTTCATTGCAAATAATGTACATTGACTTCCTCCAACATTAATTAGGGTATTAATTACATTGACATTATTGATTGATGGTTCATTTAATTAGTACGTGGAGTTCTTTGGAGTACCTATCGATCGAACCTTGCGGGACCCAttcattagattttttttcttttaaattttttacttagtttgtTATCACGAGTTAACTAATTAGGTATCAAAGGCTTGATTAATTGTCTCCTAACAATTGTGATCAAATATATAAGACAATATAGCGGTATTAATGGATTGCATCTTGACAGGCCCGTTTGGTCAGTATGGGTGTGCTATGTTTTTTTGGGTATACTGTGCTTAATTAGTTCACCACGGCTTTGAATCCGGCTCAATCTAGAACAGATTTAGACCTGCCATGTGGGTGTGGCTGAGTTAATACTCGCGTGATAGAGTGGTTTCATTGGATGAGAGTTGATTTCGAGGGATTCATTCTCTTGAGAATTAAATATCCTCTTACTTAAGAGAGGGCTCGATACTTAGGACATCTTCTATAGttaaatttctaaataaaattttttagtcCCTAATGTGGTACATTAATATCAcgtcaaaagtaaaaaaattattattctctctataataaaaaaaatcttcatataattttttttaatgaagcatacattataaatcatataactctttatattttattatttaatatagaGATCCGTACCTGTGTCGCCCAaggaataattttattatttaataaaaattctaatttacttTAAAGAACTTTattgtttaaaataataataataataataatagagaaattataaaaGATATCATAATTGTTTATTATTTAGATGAGAGGGGAGATCCGTGAATatttataagaaaaaattttaattagagattaatttaatacttaattttaaattagctACTATTTTAAAAGATTAAGAAATTCTAATTAAATCATAAATTTTGTCATTTGTGTTTCTATAACGAAGCAGTTGCGCGACAAGTTGACACAGTATGGATCAGACTTACCCAACTGTGTTAAGCACAACTTGACCAGTGATCACGCTAAGTTTGACCTCCCTACTATGTATGACTTAGTCCAGTCTTTGACGGACCATGGCCGGCACGTGCTAGACCGAGCTGTCTACGGGTCGGTTTCAACCGACTCCCTTGTCTACTTTTATTtccaaaacaaaagaaagacATTTCCACCATGGGGCCACCACCAGAAAATAACCAATCGATGATTGCCAGCTCATCTGCCAAGTCACTCATCTGGGCGGACTGGGCCCCTTTCGCTTGCCAAATCTGCGCTAGATTCGCTATATctacttctccctctcttccttcctTGAAACCAAAGCGTTCATCCACCTTGTCTTTTTCTTTTCTGTTCCTCGCACATGATTCGACAGCACTCCAACCGCACCTGTTGCACTTTTTCTTTCTCTCCCACCAAATCTAAACGCCGATCcccttcttcctctctctttCTTCTTACCAATTATTAATCaccaaattataattattatatatcagTAATTATTATCATCATAATTTGATCGATCGCCTTCGTCTTCTGCAGTTCCTCTGTTTCTTTGATATGAAGCAGTCGCTGCATCACCAGAATCAGGCCAGTCGCCGCGCCGGCGGCGTAAGTGCGGCCGGCGAGGTCGCGCTGCGCTCCCCGTCCGCCTTATTTTGGATCGTACTCCACGCTGTTTGTTGCCTCGTTAGCCTCGCCCTCGGTTTCCGCTTCTCCCGCgtcgtcttcttcctcttcttctcctcctcctccacttCCCTCTTCACTTCCGCCCCGTTGCTCCACACCGTCACCACCACGACAACCACAAATATCACCACTACCACTACCACGACCACGACCACCACGAGGACGTTAGCTTTCTCTTTTCCCCCTCCTCCGCTTCCTCCGGCGGCGGAGAACAGGACTCGTAGCCGGGTCGTTGTGGGGCGCCAGGGGATACGCATCCGGCCGTGGCCGCACCCGGACCCGGCGGAAACGATGCGCGCGCACTCGATCATTGAGCGAGTGCAGCGGGAGCAGCGTCTGCCGTACGGCGCCGCGAAGACCCCGAGGCCACTCATCGTCGTCACGCCGACGTACGTCCGCACCTTTCAGGCGCTACACCTCACCGGCCTCATCCATTCCCTCCTCCTCGTGCCGTATCCTCTGACCTGGATCGTCGTCGAGGCCGCTGCCCCCGCCGCGGAGCCACTCTCCGGTGAAACCACCGCGCTCCTCGCACGCTCCGGTCTCCGCTACCTCCACATCCCCTTTCCCGAGCCAATGCCCGACTGCTGGCCCGACCGCCGCCTCACCGAGGCTCGCATGCGCCTTCGCGCCCTCAGGTTCGACCATTCTTCCCCACAATTTTGTTCTGTCCTAATTTTTTACATCTTTTTGTCGACCAAGACAAAAGTTTGGATCTTGACCGCTGTTTCCTTGAAACAGAATGATAAGAGAAAAAAGAATGGACGGCGTCGTGGTGTTCGCCGACGACAGCAATGTGCACAGCACGGAGCTGTTCGAGGAAGCCCAGAAGGTGAATTGGATTGGCGCTGTCTCCGTCGGAATCCTCGCCGACACCGAGCAACCCTCATCGCCGATCAAGGCGGAAAAAACGAACTCCCCTGTGCCCACCCAAGGCCCCGCATGCAACTCCTCCGGTGACTTTATCGGCTGGCGCACCTTCAACTCCCTCACGTCGCCGGAGCAAATCGAGTGGGCGGGGTTCCTGCTGAATTCGAGACTGGTGTGGAGGGAGGCAAAGGGGAAACCCGAGTGGGCAAGGGACCTCGACGCCGCGAGCAAGGAGGGCGATGAGATGGAGAACCCACTGGCGCTGTTGAAGGACACATCGCCGGTGGAGCCGCTGGGGAACTGCGGGAAGAAGGTCCTGCTATGGTGGCTCCGCGCAGAAGCCGGCACCGGCAGCAAATTCCCACCAGGGTCAGTTTCCCAAACCTCTGTAACTGCTCTTATAACTCCACCATGACGATCGATGGCAACCGTCTACGATTCTTCGCAGGTGGATCATCGAGCCTCCCAGAGGTGCTCGCCAAGATGATTGAATCCAGTAACAATTCCTGCACTCTGGATCACGAAGATCGAAGATCTGCTACTGATGCAGAGGAATTCTGTAAAGGCTCGCTCTATCTTTAGGATTGGAATTGTTCATAAGAAGCTGGAATTTCATAAAATATGTTTCGCAAAATGCTCGAGAATGCCATTGGTTTGTTGAGTTTCCATAGCATGTGATAACGAACATGGGTCAGCTGAGATTTCATTGTTCTTTCTCTGTAGAACATGTAATTCAGAGCTTTTGAGTGAGCCCCGAGGCCTGTTAAAGGCACTGAATGAGATATGTCGGATCTTTTAAGATATCTACTTATTGTGCATGATTTTGCAGGTGCAGGTGCGGAAATTGAGACATATAACGTTGGCATATAAGATCTTGGGTCGAAATTAGATATATCCAAGCATGTCTTTTTCAATGTTTTGCTGCTTGCATTAATAATTAGTAGTCATCCGTAATTTATCTCCTCTGTATTGGCATAGGAATAGGTTGGCAAGGGCTCTAGAATAAgcaaatcgccttttgccacataatCTTGCAAcggtgagttttttttttttttcatagtaACCTTACTATCCGAGTAATCATGACAATCCAGTTCTTCAAAAAATTTTCATTGACTATAAaagtaacaacaacaacaacaatcaaataTTTTCCCACTATGTAGGGTCGGTTGTATGAATCATTTTATGTCAttaagctctatctcctattatattatcatctatatttaaataaattttaacttgttttattgttgctaactaagggggcgtttggtttaggggaatagaagtgaggaatgggaataggaatcattgattaccattgttaatgcttggattataggaataggaatgcaaataagggaatgaatcattgaaattgggtaataactcattctcatgtacctccccttccaTCAGCCATTAcactattttcatcaatcaaaatattcctttattccaaaaatacccttgacctaaaactaaaattttctcccttaatatcaaatatcaaaatatatttatttattttttcttttatatcacttctctctccttgttctctctcatcatattttctctcttatcatttTATCACaaactttctctctcctatcacactctctttcctttttttctcattacactttttctctcattatactttctctcttctcaatctctttcatcgcactctcttccttctttttttctcatcatattttctctctcatcatactttctctctcctcaatatctcccattacacttccttttctctttttttctcattatagtttcgctctcatcacactttctctctcctcaatctctcttgtcacactccctccttttttccttaacacactttctctctcatcatactttctctctcctcaaatctctcccatcacactctgtcacgccccaaaggagtccctgccagacaaaaatccgacagcatctcccctgtaccggtgacaatatgaagcatacatacatacatcacaatatataaacataaacaacatattcat includes these proteins:
- the LOC122029390 gene encoding probable beta-1,4-xylosyltransferase IRX14, which translates into the protein MKQSLHHQNQASRRAGGVSAAGEVALRSPSALFWIVLHAVCCLVSLALGFRFSRVVFFLFFSSSSTSLFTSAPLLHTVTTTTTTNITTTTTTTTTTTRTLAFSFPPPPLPPAAENRTRSRVVVGRQGIRIRPWPHPDPAETMRAHSIIERVQREQRLPYGAAKTPRPLIVVTPTYVRTFQALHLTGLIHSLLLVPYPLTWIVVEAAAPAAEPLSGETTALLARSGLRYLHIPFPEPMPDCWPDRRLTEARMRLRALRMIREKRMDGVVVFADDSNVHSTELFEEAQKVNWIGAVSVGILADTEQPSSPIKAEKTNSPVPTQGPACNSSGDFIGWRTFNSLTSPEQIEWAGFLLNSRLVWREAKGKPEWARDLDAASKEGDEMENPLALLKDTSPVEPLGNCGKKVLLWWLRAEAGTGSKFPPGWIIEPPRGARQDD